The Setaria viridis chromosome 6, Setaria_viridis_v4.0, whole genome shotgun sequence genome includes the window GAGGTACCTAATCTACACCACCAGGCAGAGAAACGTCGTTCTCCTTCACATCCGAGGCCAAAGCGGCACTTAGAGGCGGAGAAGAAcgacgacctcgccggcggGACAACACGGACCAGAAGTTGCCTCCTTCTCGCATCTCTTCCTATAGCGACGAGAGGTTTCGAGAGAGGACGTCTCTTACCGGGATGTTCTCTTGTTTGTTTAGTTGCCGCATAACAAGCCATGCCGCTGAACGTGCGGCCTTCGTTCCTCCACGTACACTCTGGAGAAAGCACAAAAGTGTTGCTGATCGGCGAAGTGGCGAACACATCTTAACAGCAGTGCATTATCGACAACGAAGCAACGACAAGATGGGAACGGGACACCCTCTCGACCTGGTCCTTCCCGGCTGAGGTCGAACACACGAACGCGGTAGAAACGCCAGGGCAGCCACAGACCGTAGCCACGCCTACCAGATGCAGCATGGGGGAGGATCTCCGGCACACCCAGCCAGCCGCGAGAGAAAAAGCGCAAAAGCACAGGGCTGATCTAGCAAAAGCACGGCCAGAGCAGCGCGCTTTTTCGAGCGATGAAGATTTGGTCAGGGCAAGGAGCAAAAGGACGAATAATTCTAGTATCTGCAGTTccagtatatatatatatatatcctgcACTTGCATTACGTACTTTCACATAAGGGTGTAGGATCTAGGATACCGACTAAAAGGGGGTGAATAAGTGGTTTCAACTAAAATCATaacactaaataaatttaattagtgACACAAGAGAAATTTCTATTTCTACTCTTCCTAGAACTAGGTGAGGGTTTGCAACCTAGGGCGATAAGATAAAATTCAATCTCTAGTAAAGTAATTActcaaagtaaattgcaataatAAAATTGAGCAAAGAAATAACCGAAGACAAGAGACGAATTTTTCCCATGGTGTCGATGACTTGCTGGTCACCCTTAATCCACGTTGAGGCGGGTTCAATGTTCCAACTGCTCCTCTATCAAGATTTTGCTTGATCTTGAGTCGGCTTGCATCAAAGAACCTCTCCAAACCTCGATTCCACTAGAGTTGCTCTTTACCGCTTCGGCGAGGTGAGCACAAAACCTCTCACAAGAATAGCGGAGCTTCGTCACAATCTTGTTGAAGGGTTCAACGACTCCACAGCCTCCAAGCTGTCTAGGAGgcggcaacctccaagagtaacaggCCAATGACGCTTGCTTGAAGACTCCTTAGTGCCACAAAGTTCAaactcttgatgcaatgcaCTATTATGCTCTCAATATCACAAGAATGCAACCTCTAAGCAAACtgagtgagagagaggaggaagaaggctcaaGTATGTCAAGAATGCTTTCCAAAATACCAAGAGAGCTCTCCTACACCTAGGCACAAGCTATTTATAGAGCTTCCCCCAAATCTAGCTGTTATGTTCAAAACTCGTGAAAACAGGGGATTTGCGGACCATCCGTCGTTCATCCCAACGGCTACAACCGCAATAAATGCGTGCTAGAGATGACCATTGTAGCATAGGTGAACCATCTACCCTTACAAGTGTGGACCATCCGCGGTTCAAATTCACAAGCATGCAAGGAGCTGTTAGATTTGTATGGCGGACCATCTGCCCAAAATTGGCAGACCGTCCACCTCACAACTTCGCCCAACACTCATAACCAAAATGGTTCCGTCTAACTTTCAAAGTTAGCTAGCGGACCGTCCGCCGTTGACGATGAAGTTCCACTCAGAACCAAGAGTGGTTATGTCCAAAACCTATATCATGTGGTGGATCGTCCGCCCATGAGGGCCGGACCGTCCGCCCTTTAAAACTTTGCACCCCACCAGAACAAACCTTGTTTTGTCCGTCTTCTCAAATTAGtcggcggaccgtccgccctaGAGGGTCGGACTATTCGCCGTTCATCTGAGAGATTTCTCCAGAACAAATTGCTCTGTCTAAAAACCAAACCTATTGGCGGACCGTCCGCTTCCAGGGCCGGACCGTCCGCCCTTTCATTTTTCAACGCAATAGAACAGGGTCGAAAACGACTAAGTCATAGAACGATCCACCTCAATCAAGGAAGACCGTCCGCCATACTAGCACGTTAGCCATTTTCCAGAAATCATTTTCACTATTGTTCTATCCACTTTTCAAACGAGATAACCaatatgcatgcaatgcaatagtttgagcaaagtggcactatagaaccgtcaagcaaatgaaatcgacccctcttgatagtacggctatCTAACCTATTAATCCGGTCAATTATCATCCACTAAGCACCTCTTGACCGGCAAAATAGAAAAATCCTATcatatacctttgccttgagcttTCCAAAGCGAATTCATCCAAGCTATCACCATAGCATCCATTGAAGCTCAATTCAACTCCGGGACTAACCTAAACTCATATCTCCAATGAAATTGTTAGTCCATAAGTGTTGTCATTAATTACCAAAATGGGCCTAGATGCTTTCAAAAGGGCTATTTGGGAGGGCTTCTCCCAAAACGGCTTCATTAGTGAAGCCAAAGTCGGTGAAGCCAAAAATAGTAGCTTCACCTagcttctagttcattttagcctCGATTTACAAAATAGCACGCTACAGTGCCTCATTTTACGTAAAATAGGTGAAGCCGGAGCCGAAATAAGCCCTCAATGTATCCTCTGACAATATCAATGTATCCTCTAACTATGTAGCCTATTTGCTCGGAAATCGGCTACATGAAGTAGACTCAGCTTTCAAGAATCAAGACCGTGACTTTAGGTAGGGGCAAGCGTCTTGTGTTGGGTTATGTGATTGAGTCGAAATGATAATATTTTTGACAAGCCAAAGATGGGTTGTATTCAGAGTTCTTTTGTAAAAACAAAATGTCGCAAAACCATTAATGAAGCGTGGGCATGCCAAACATCGGAGAAGAGTGTCATGGAGATTTCCTCCCAAAGTATATGTGGATGGTTACCGGTTAGTGGTGGTTTTGAAGGTTTCCTATAGTTGTTTTCCGTAACGACTATTGTTGTTTGGTGGCATTCTGGTCTAACTCTAAAGCCGAACTATAATTCTAGATGGTTGTCATATGGCTTTGTAAGGGGAGAATCCAGACCAACATCTTTGACCTTAGATGTTGTAGTATTAAACTCTATTTCTATCTTAAACGAAAGGCATTGCTCCTACCAATTTGCTTTAAGAAAAAAAGATTGCCGTGTACATGGTTCACGCACAGGTCAGAATAATCTTCGAGCTCAAAGTATCGATGGTCAAACAAAAGGGAAGCATTCCTCGAAGAAAAAAATCAAGGGGAAGCGGGGGGGTATTTAGGGAATCGGATGCTCTTCAATCTTCAGCATGGCAGTTTGTTCTCCATATTGCTTCAGTCTacagtttttttcttcttctaccaAAATGTTGTTGTATTAAACTCTCCTAACAGTATGTATTCTCGAAGAATGACAACGCTCCATATGGCCCAAAGCGGCCCACCCCATTTGGACGAATAATAAATTCAGCAACGGCCACAGATAAGTCACGGCCTCACGGGGCCATGGCGCCATGCTCCCTCCTGCTGAGCCTGCGCAGGTGGTGGACACGAGTGCCGTCGGTCATCTTGCACGTGTCGCCACATCGCCACGTGCCACCCTGCCTGAGAGGACCGGCCGGAAGTCAAGGACCCAGACCGACCGACGGGCACGCGCAAAGCGGCGAGCGACCCACCCACCGTAAAGTCACCCGACCTACCCATCACTTTACttggtgccgctgccgccggagcccgAGGGGGCCTTTCGATAACGTACAGGTTCGCGTCCTGCGACGGTGATCCATACTACCCTCGAGCTCGAAGTGATCCCTGGACGCCACGTCCAAGCCAAGCACCCGATGCCGTCGCCACCTGCCGCTCTAGCGGTATAAAAAAGGAGCCTATCCCCTTTTGCAACCCTACTGAATCTCCGCTGTCCCATCCGCCGAAGAAATCTCTACTTCTCAAAGACGCTTCGCTGCCGTCTACTAACTTGAAGCCAACGCAGGCGTCGGTCTAGTCACTGTGTAGAGAGTTTTGTTGGGCGTTGAGCAGAGTCGTTTGATCGATCCGAAGGAAAAATGGGCAAGTCGTGGGCGCTCATCACCCACCTCCACACCGTCGCCGGGTATGTAGAATCTCTACATCTTACCAAGCCGTCTCGTCGATCGTTTCGTTCTCCGTTTTCTTCCGATCATTTTTGCGAGTGTGCAAGCCGTGTCTGATGCTCTCTGTGTTGTTTGCTGCTCCTCTGTTACGTTTGCAGGCCGAGCATCACCCTGCTGTACCCTCTGTAAGTGATTTATCCATGGAATTTACTTGGGATTACTAGGAAGCCTCTTGACTACTAGCACTGATGGTGTTTGTGCAGGTACGCGTCGGTGTGCGCGATGGAGAGCCCGTCCAAGGTGGACGACGAGCAGTGGCTGTCCTACTGGATCATCTACTCCTTCATCACCCTCCTCGAGATGGTCGCCGAACCCGTCCTCTACTGGTAACTAAGGCCGTAAGCTGGAGATCAGCCGTTCATCGTGTTCCTCGTGCTCAAATCTGACGCCCGATCTCTTTGAATCTGTTCTAAAATGCCCAGGATACCGATATGGTACCCTGTGAAGCTGCTGTTCGTGGCGTGGCTGGTGCTGCCGCAGTTCAAAGGCGCCTCCTTTATCTACGAGAAGCTCGTCAGGGAGCAGCTGAGGAAGTACCGCGCCAGGCACCTGCgcacgggcgccgccgcggccgccgccgacgaccagAAGGTGCACATAGCCAAGGTAGGTAAGAATCCGATCGAACTCCCATGCTTTGTAAACCTGTTTGTACTACTGTTTTCTTGCTACCTGCCGTGCGTGTTAATTTTcttatgtttcttttgttgaaaaaaaaaacaattgcagACTGAGGGCGACCATCTGCAGTGAAGGCGACGAGATCGGACAGAGACCAGCAAAAACTTCTGTAGATTCAGTGCTGCTCGTGTATCCTAGCTAGATATATCGCTGTTCAGTGGACGTTCAACACACTCCTTCATTTGGCGCGCATCATGTATGTGAACTCCGAAGTGTGTTCGTGACCCCGTACTTGCACGAAATGCTTCTGCTGTGCGATAAGGTGTATACAGTTCTCGGCTAAGTATACGTTGTGTTGACCTCGTATGTTTCAGTttttgtttttctagttttgtcTATATCCATAGATATAGACATATATACACATAAATATAGTGTAAAACTATACCACGCAAATATCTCAAAATGACCTATGACCTACAATGCATCTAGGAATGATCTATGAGTAGTCGAACCTAGGTTGAACTCAGGAAAACCAgaacaatctacaatttaaaaattaaaactagaacaatctacaatttgaaaattAAAACGATGTACAATAATTTGAAAATTAAAACGATCtgaacgatctacaatttgaaagtTAAAATCAGAACATTCTACAATTTGAaaattaaaacgatctacaacaATTTGAAACGAAAAACGGGGAGAGTAGTTCACGCATAGCATCCGCGCCAAGCTAGCTATGAAACTCTGTCCCATTAAGCAATGAGGACAGCGCGGATTAACGAAAGGAAATTTGAGCCTTACTTTAACGGAAGATTTAAGATAGTTCACTTTACAGTTGGTTTAGATCAAAATACTTTTTTTGAACTGAGTTTCCTTCTCTAGTTCTATTCATGGGAGATTATTTAGgacctgttttcttccaccttgctaaactttagttgctaaaagttgctaaactttagcaaagctATTTGGATACTAttgctaaaaggcatttaatgagctgtaaaaggatctatctacccttattaaaggtgcgcaggagggggagacaagcaataaattaGGGGTATatgttgtccagcccaccttttagcaagttttagcaaccaaaaacttgctaaagtgctaaactttagcaactcaactttagcaagttttagcaagagtgttttgcagtttagcagctcaaagttttagcatctaaagtttagcaatttgttttattttgaaCTGAATCAGAGCTCCGGCCCAAGCACAcgttatttgtttttttattcgGGCGAGAGTTGAATGGCCAATCTGTCACAGCTCTGGTATTATCTGTAGTGCCACACAAGGGCAAAAGCCATCAACAAAATGTCCTCTGTTATAGTTTGCTAACAAGCAGGGCTGAACAAATTGGCATAGAACTAATTGGCATACTTTAACATGATATAAAGTAATGTGTGTGTAAAGTAGTGTATTAGTCGCAAAGCGCAAGATTAGTGGTAGTGACGAACAAAATTAAGTGGAGGGATGTGAGGGGCATGTGCCCCAAACCTTCAAGTGGTAAAACAGGAATTAGTGGAAATTAGGATAATAGTAGTTAAAAATACACACAGAATTAATGTTTAGGAACATGGTGAGAAATGTTTACAACATGGTGAGAAACTCTACGTTCTTTTCAACTGCAATGCTGCATCACCAACTGCACATTGATAAGAAGATGCAGGCAAAACTATTGGCAAATATGATAGAATGCATGTCCGAGATACACGATTGATGAGAGTATAGTGGTGCTGAATTTCGCACATAGAGTTTTTagagaaaaatattttttggaACAAACTTATCCATGGCTCATATGAGTGAAGGAAACTAGGAAACTGTAGgaatctttacctattattaaagcaagtaacgtctCTGCTTGGATTTTTCGTCCGTCGggctattttgcaaaaaagtccctcaactttcaaggaatcaacccgcagtccatattCTAAAGAGAGGAatggctcgggtggaaaaa containing:
- the LOC117859970 gene encoding protein HVA22 isoform X2, with the protein product MGKSWALITHLHTVAGPSITLLYPLYASVCAMESPSKVDDEQWLSYWIIYSFITLLEMVAEPVLYWIPIWYPVKLLFVAWLVLPQFKGASFIYEKLVREQLRKYRARHLRTGAAAAAADDQKVHIAKVD
- the LOC117859970 gene encoding protein HVA22 isoform X1, encoding MGKSWALITHLHTVAGPSITLLYPLYASVCAMESPSKVDDEQWLSYWIIYSFITLLEMVAEPVLYWIPIWYPVKLLFVAWLVLPQFKGASFIYEKLVREQLRKYRARHLRTGAAAAAADDQKVHIAKTEGDHLQ